The Leptospira stimsonii genome includes the window GTATTACGGATTGCTCCGTGAAAAGGACCAAGGATGAAACTTAAGAAAACTCGAATCTTTTCAAAAATCCAAGTTACGATCCCTTTTTTTGTTTTTACACCGGAGAGTTTGGAACCCAATGCGAAAACCGCAGGCAATTGACCACGAATTGCACCTGGAATCGATCCTTCTTCTATGATCATTCCGTCTTCGAGTTTCGAAGCGCTTGTTCGTGTATCGATAACGCCCGTAATACAAGGACCGACCGGGCCGTTTCCGTTTTGTTTTTTACTTCCGAAACCGATTCCGTTGATCTTAGCAGTTCCATTAAAAGAAAAACCTAACATATCTCCGTTTCCGCTAAACCGAACTCCGACTTGATCGGAAAGGTCGAGTCCCTTTTCTTTGGATCGAAGGAGAATTTCGGTGGAACCCAAGGTTCCCGCCGCGAGAACGATCGTATTCGCACGAATAAAAAGTTCATCCTTGCTGAACTTTTCCCGATCTACCCCGAGCGGGATGAAATGAACCAGCCAATAGCCGTCTTTCTTTTCAAGATAATTGACTTTGACCTCTGTAAAGATCTGCGCGCCGAAGTTGGCCGCATCGGGAAGATAATTCATAAGGGTTGTGTTTTTGGAAGAAACGTTACAACCCGTAACACAATCTCCGCAGTGTGTACAAGCATCTTGCTGAACCCCAACGTGATTGAGCTTGGATTCGAATGTGACATTGATCGGAGTCGGATAAAAATCCTTTCCCATGTAAACCGCAGACTTTTTGAGAGCTTGGTGTTTCGGAAGATCGGAATAATTTTTCGGAATCGGGTTCGGTCGAAGCATTTCTTCCGCTTTGGAATAGTAAGGATCCAATCCGTGATCCTTGGCTTCTTTTCGAATAATCGCAGGCCAGCAAGTATCTTGAAAAACTTCGGGGACCGCACGAAGACTAACGTTCGCATTGATAAGCGAAGTTCCGCCTAAGCCACAACCGACGAGAACATTGATGTCTTTGTTAAAGTGAAAATCGTAAAGCCCGTTTTGATGACCGATATGTTTGTCTTCATAGTTTGCCTGTACTTCTTCAAAAGCTTGAATTTCTTTGTTTGGAAATTCTCCAGGTCGAATTTCTTTGCCTCTTTCTAAAAGGCAGACTTCAATTCCCGCTCTGGAAAGGCGGGAGGCGGCGATCGCTCCGCCGTAACCGGAACCGATAACGATCGTATCGTATTGACCTTTGATTTTTTCGATGGGCTGTGAAATTTTTTTAATCAATGTTTTTGCCTGGGTTAAATTGGCAAAATATTTCCAAAAAAGGAAAATATTGCAAGAAAAATTGTAAGGCTAAAGGTTAAGAATCGGCAATATTTTAACAAAAAAGCGCGGATACTGATGAAAAAGTGCGATTCGATCCGTTTCCGGATTTTCGGTTTCCTCAATCGTTTCCTTGTAAAAAGAGCAATTAACGTTTTTATAATTCGATTCTTGTGCGCGTTAAGAATTCTTTGATTGACTTATTTCACGATGATTTTCGATAATGAAATTCAGAAAACTGAATATGATTGTTTGATTCCATCTTAAATTCCAACTCCTCGCATTCCTGAAAAAGGGAAGGGAGTTCCATATTTATTTCAAAATTAAGAAGGAATCAAATGTCACAATCAAATTCGCTACTCGCCTCGTACGGCTGGGATCCGGAAGTATTTCTCGCGGAACCCTCGTCCGATCTCATTCCTGCACGGGTCATTTCCGTTTATGGAGAATATTCAAAAATTCTAACATATCTTGGGGAACGTCGTGGGATCCAATCCGGAGTTTTGTTATCCTCCGGAGAATCTCTCGTAACCGGTGATTGGATTCTCGTTCGGGAAATTGCTGGAGACGACCTTTGTATCGTAGAAAAAATTCTTCCGAGAAAAACGTTCTTAAAACGGGCGAGTCCGGGAAAACGAAGTCAATCCCAGGCGATCGCGTCGAATATCGATCTGTTGCTCGTAGTGATGGGGCTGGACAACGACTACAGTCCGAGAAGAATCGAACGTTATCTTTTCCTGGCGAAGATCAGCGGCGCGGAAGTCGCGATCGTTCTCAACAAACGGGATTTATGCGACGATCCGGAAACGAAATTCTCCGAGATTCAAAAAATCGCGGGCGATATTCCCGTATTGATGATTTCGGCGCTGGATGATTCCCAAACACAGAGTTTGATGGATTGGATTCGACCCGGAAAGACGATCGCGTTCCTCGGTTCGTCCGGAGCGGGTAAATCGACGATCATTAATTCTTTGTTAGGTGAAGAGATTCAGAAAACGAATACGCTCAAAGCCAGCGACGGAACGGGAAGGCATACGACGACTCACCGGGAACTTTTTCTTTTGCCTCAAGGCGGGATTTTGATGGACAATCCCGGAATAAGAGAAGTGGGCCTTTTTTCCGGAGGAGACGAAAACGAAATCGAACTCATCTTCCCCGAAATCGCTTCTGCGGCTTTGGATTGTCGTTTTCGAGATTGTACCCATCGAGAAGAACCGGGTTGTGCGGTTCAGGCCGCGATCGTAGAAGGAAAAATCGAGGAAGAACGTTATGCGTCTTATCGAAAACTTCTGAAAGAGTTGCAGGCTTATAAAGCTCTTTCGGATCCGATCGAGGCTCAGAAGCGCAAGCAAATGGACAAACAAATGGCCAAAGCTCTTAGAAATCGGCTGAAAGATAAAGGAAGAATGTAGAATTTTCGCTTCCTTCGGGGTTTTTTGCGTGAGAAAAATCCTTTTTTTAAAAAATCCCCGAAGGAAGATCGTTTTTTAAGAACCAAAATTGACAAGGCCGGGACTTTAAATCG containing:
- the rsgA gene encoding ribosome small subunit-dependent GTPase A, whose amino-acid sequence is MSQSNSLLASYGWDPEVFLAEPSSDLIPARVISVYGEYSKILTYLGERRGIQSGVLLSSGESLVTGDWILVREIAGDDLCIVEKILPRKTFLKRASPGKRSQSQAIASNIDLLLVVMGLDNDYSPRRIERYLFLAKISGAEVAIVLNKRDLCDDPETKFSEIQKIAGDIPVLMISALDDSQTQSLMDWIRPGKTIAFLGSSGAGKSTIINSLLGEEIQKTNTLKASDGTGRHTTTHRELFLLPQGGILMDNPGIREVGLFSGGDENEIELIFPEIASAALDCRFRDCTHREEPGCAVQAAIVEGKIEEERYASYRKLLKELQAYKALSDPIEAQKRKQMDKQMAKALRNRLKDKGRM